The following proteins are co-located in the Oryzias melastigma strain HK-1 linkage group LG8, ASM292280v2, whole genome shotgun sequence genome:
- the LOC112153514 gene encoding uncharacterized protein LOC112153514 isoform X2 gives MDEKSESLSEILDNKLNEEPKVSPAAPAPEPKHCSVMDDESPENVFVIPPLPPLTCLEPPAEGGKEMTASRSSVTLSHGEADPADAEANPSGLDWHRGEEHLTTTRKELDEATAGTAQPSKESAIPLTEKDFEPPSQQDPTGMDGTALTEASKDNTMICSLDYKSGDAESDPTAKDFATLKAEMDAERKSKNLENDQNQDFSCSEERSVQLSRDYLDSEVEKANAPSLTSEENTIAANQRPASELAASNDSGGHVDRRSWDYHQTQSDWVRRESGNSEEQLSLSIDSEEMVEQIDGSRRISDIQQGEQLLQRLQMVQLRHDENLESRQQVLTGARGEEEGGDEGLERGNVADDDDGKQDKISINSTENEKSEEDPTDVKGRTSSSTILGQPEHQKVTTKDSDSDEDQNDCPPPSDSFMKPPCKELPFTGHRFSAVETTIEKQIHEVAQGKQNLQRAGGVFNLAGDPDVLEIPFKSNVSLESLLHSACTGHNSQWQFSETRMQKDISQDIQREMALVNLGKIPGGYSKGEARQLKETKLLFEAFQQDNTEGPTRNRKPRATAVKGQVYPSVLERTRSLERFSLQSCPAIARTQSLRLQNPAVAAEEKSLEGVRSRSPTGGLQDKTRLSPYLKQDKPLRLHRSMESICSRSQTAAEARGKPLDRSQDSLLLKHNPFFKLRPALALQPEVEKDIREAKEREEELRRQRCTLYGENRQNSEEEGTSLSAKSHISGERQKSWGKLERVWPPPSQKKSDHPQESKVHRAGSQKASLWQRWESGQINGQTLKSDKK, from the coding sequence ATGGATGAGAAGTCTGAGAGTTTATCAGAAATCTTAGACAACAAGCTGAACGAGGAGCCCAAAGTgtctccagcagctcctgccCCAGAACCAAAGCACTGCAGTGTCATGGATGATGAAAGTCCTGAAAATGTCTTTGTGATTccacctcttcctcctctgaccTGCCTGGAGCCGCCAGCAGAGGGAGGCAAAGAGATGACAGCCAGCCGCTCTAGCGTGACCCTCTCCCATGGAGAAGCTGACCCCGCAGATGCTGAGGCTAATCCGAGCGGCTTAGACTGGCACCGTGGTGAGGAGCACTTAACGACAACACGGAAGGAGCTGGATGAGGCAACGGCAGGTACAGCGCAGCCTTCAAAGGAAAGCGCCATACCGCTCACTGAGAAGGACTTTGAACCACCATCTCAACAAGACCCCACAGGTATGGACGGAACCGCTCTGACAGAAGCGAGCAAGGATAACACCATGATCTGTAGTCTGGATTACAAAAGCGGAGACGCAGAATCAGATCCAACAGCTAAAGATTTTGCAACGTTGAAAGCAGAGATGGATGCAGAAAGAAAGTCAAAAAACCTGGAAAATGACCAAAACCAGGATTTTTCTTGTTCCGAAGAGAGAAGCGTCCAGCTATCCAGGGATTATTTAGATAGTGAGGTTGAGAAAGCAAACGCCCCGTCGCTTACATCGGAGGAAAACACGATAGCAGCCAATCAGCGCCCGGCGTCTGAGTTGGCAGCATCCAATGACAGTGGGGGACATGTTGACCGCAGATCTTGGGATTACCATCAAACCCAGTCGGATTGGGTCAGGAGAGAGAGCGGCAACAGTGAAGAACAACTTTCCCTTTCCATCGATTCTGAAGAAATGGTGGAGCAGATAGATGGAAGCCGGAGAATTTCTGACATCCAGCAAggagagcagctgctgcagcgcCTACAAATGGTCCAACTGCGACACGATGAGAACCTGGAGAGCCGCCAGCAGGTCCTCACGGGGGCGAGAGGCGAGGAAGAAGGTGGCGATGAAGGTTTAGAAAGAGGGAATGTGGccgatgatgatgatggcaAACAGGATAAAATAAGTATAAACTCGACTGAGAATGAAAAATCTGAGGAAGACCCAACTGACGTTAAAGGGAGAACATCTTCATCCACGATTCTTGGGCAGCCAGAACACCAGAAGGTGACCACGAAAGACAGCGACTCGGACGAGGACCAGAATGACTGCCCCCCACCCTCTGATTCATTCATGAAACCACCCTGTAAAGAGCTTCCCTTTACTGGACACAGATTCTCCGCAGTGGAGACCACGATAGAGAAGCAGATCCACGAGGTGGCCCAAGGGAAGCAGAACCTGCAGCGAGCTGGGGGGGTTTTCAACCTGGCAGGGGATCCGGATGTGCTGGAGATTCCCTTTAAAAGCAACGTTTCACTGGAGTCGCTCCTTCACAGCGCGTGCACCGGTCACAACAGTCAGTGGCAGTTCTCTGAAACAAGGATGCAGAAGGACATCAGTCAGGACATTCAGAGGGAAATGGCACTGGTCAATTTGGGGAAGATCCCAGGGGGGTACAGTAAAGGGGAGGCTCGTCAGCTGAAGGAGACCAAACTGCTTTTTGAAGCCTTCCAGCAGGACAACACCGAAGGCCCCACGAGAAACCGGAAGCCCCGTGCCACGGCGGTGAAGGGGCAGGTCTACCCGTCCGTCCTGGAGCGCACGCGGAGCCTGGAGaggttttctctgcagagctgccCCGCCATCGCCAGAACTCAGTCTCTGCGGCTGCAAAACCCTGCAGTCGCTGCAGAGGAGAAAAGCCTGGAAGGCGTCAGGTCGAGAAGCCCAACCGGAGGTCTTCAAGATAAAACCCGGTTATCCCCCTACCTGAAGCAAGACAAGCCTCTGCGCCTGCACAGAAGCATGGAGTCCATATGCAGCAGATCCCAAACGGCTGCGGAGGCCAGAGGCAAACCGCTGGACAGAAGTCAGGATTCTCTGCTCCTCAAACACAACCCCTTCTTTAAGCTGCGCCCCGCTCTGGCTCTGCAACCAGAAGTGGAGAAAGACATCCGGGAGGCCAAGGAGAGGGAAGAGGAGCTGAGGCGGCAGAGATGCACTCTGTATGGAGAGAACAGACAGAACAGTGAGGAGGAAGGGACGTCCCTCTCTGCAAAGTCACACATTTCAG
- the LOC112153514 gene encoding uncharacterized protein LOC112153514 isoform X1: protein MDEKSESLSEILDNKLNEEPKVSPAAPAPEPKHCSVMDDESPENVFVIPPLPPLTCLEPPAEGGKEMTASRSSVTLSHGEADPADAEANPSGLDWHRGEEHLTTTRKELDEATAGTAQPSKESAIPLTEKDFEPPSQQDPTGMDGTALTEASKDNTMICSLDYKSGDAESDPTAKDFATLKAEMDAERKSKNLENDQNQDFSCSEERSVQLSRDYLDSEVEKANAPSLTSEENTIAANQRPASELAASNDSGGHVDRRSWDYHQTQSDWVRRESGNSEEQLSLSIDSEEMVEQIDGSRRISDIQQGEQLLQRLQMVQLRHDENLESRQQVLTGARGEEEGGDEGLERGNVADDDDGKQDKISINSTENEKSEEDPTDVKGRTSSSTILGQPEHQKVTTKDSDSDEDQNDCPPPSDSFMKPPCKELPFTGHRFSAVETTIEKQIHEVAQGKQNLQRAGGVFNLAGDPDVLEIPFKSNVSLESLLHSACTGHNSQWQFSETRMQKDISQDIQREMALVNLGKIPGGYSKGEARQLKETKLLFEAFQQDNTEGPTRNRKPRATAVKGQVYPSVLERTRSLERFSLQSCPAIARTQSLRLQNPAVAAEEKSLEGVRSRSPTGGLQDKTRLSPYLKQDKPLRLHRSMESICSRSQTAAEARGKPLDRSQDSLLLKHNPFFKLRPALALQPEVEKDIREAKEREEELRRQRCTLYGENRQNSEEEGTSLSAKSHISGERQKSWGKLERVWPPPSQKKSDHPQVRQQPVPHDNRLFFIKHPQTLVDYFVCLSQNPRGRHG, encoded by the coding sequence ATGGATGAGAAGTCTGAGAGTTTATCAGAAATCTTAGACAACAAGCTGAACGAGGAGCCCAAAGTgtctccagcagctcctgccCCAGAACCAAAGCACTGCAGTGTCATGGATGATGAAAGTCCTGAAAATGTCTTTGTGATTccacctcttcctcctctgaccTGCCTGGAGCCGCCAGCAGAGGGAGGCAAAGAGATGACAGCCAGCCGCTCTAGCGTGACCCTCTCCCATGGAGAAGCTGACCCCGCAGATGCTGAGGCTAATCCGAGCGGCTTAGACTGGCACCGTGGTGAGGAGCACTTAACGACAACACGGAAGGAGCTGGATGAGGCAACGGCAGGTACAGCGCAGCCTTCAAAGGAAAGCGCCATACCGCTCACTGAGAAGGACTTTGAACCACCATCTCAACAAGACCCCACAGGTATGGACGGAACCGCTCTGACAGAAGCGAGCAAGGATAACACCATGATCTGTAGTCTGGATTACAAAAGCGGAGACGCAGAATCAGATCCAACAGCTAAAGATTTTGCAACGTTGAAAGCAGAGATGGATGCAGAAAGAAAGTCAAAAAACCTGGAAAATGACCAAAACCAGGATTTTTCTTGTTCCGAAGAGAGAAGCGTCCAGCTATCCAGGGATTATTTAGATAGTGAGGTTGAGAAAGCAAACGCCCCGTCGCTTACATCGGAGGAAAACACGATAGCAGCCAATCAGCGCCCGGCGTCTGAGTTGGCAGCATCCAATGACAGTGGGGGACATGTTGACCGCAGATCTTGGGATTACCATCAAACCCAGTCGGATTGGGTCAGGAGAGAGAGCGGCAACAGTGAAGAACAACTTTCCCTTTCCATCGATTCTGAAGAAATGGTGGAGCAGATAGATGGAAGCCGGAGAATTTCTGACATCCAGCAAggagagcagctgctgcagcgcCTACAAATGGTCCAACTGCGACACGATGAGAACCTGGAGAGCCGCCAGCAGGTCCTCACGGGGGCGAGAGGCGAGGAAGAAGGTGGCGATGAAGGTTTAGAAAGAGGGAATGTGGccgatgatgatgatggcaAACAGGATAAAATAAGTATAAACTCGACTGAGAATGAAAAATCTGAGGAAGACCCAACTGACGTTAAAGGGAGAACATCTTCATCCACGATTCTTGGGCAGCCAGAACACCAGAAGGTGACCACGAAAGACAGCGACTCGGACGAGGACCAGAATGACTGCCCCCCACCCTCTGATTCATTCATGAAACCACCCTGTAAAGAGCTTCCCTTTACTGGACACAGATTCTCCGCAGTGGAGACCACGATAGAGAAGCAGATCCACGAGGTGGCCCAAGGGAAGCAGAACCTGCAGCGAGCTGGGGGGGTTTTCAACCTGGCAGGGGATCCGGATGTGCTGGAGATTCCCTTTAAAAGCAACGTTTCACTGGAGTCGCTCCTTCACAGCGCGTGCACCGGTCACAACAGTCAGTGGCAGTTCTCTGAAACAAGGATGCAGAAGGACATCAGTCAGGACATTCAGAGGGAAATGGCACTGGTCAATTTGGGGAAGATCCCAGGGGGGTACAGTAAAGGGGAGGCTCGTCAGCTGAAGGAGACCAAACTGCTTTTTGAAGCCTTCCAGCAGGACAACACCGAAGGCCCCACGAGAAACCGGAAGCCCCGTGCCACGGCGGTGAAGGGGCAGGTCTACCCGTCCGTCCTGGAGCGCACGCGGAGCCTGGAGaggttttctctgcagagctgccCCGCCATCGCCAGAACTCAGTCTCTGCGGCTGCAAAACCCTGCAGTCGCTGCAGAGGAGAAAAGCCTGGAAGGCGTCAGGTCGAGAAGCCCAACCGGAGGTCTTCAAGATAAAACCCGGTTATCCCCCTACCTGAAGCAAGACAAGCCTCTGCGCCTGCACAGAAGCATGGAGTCCATATGCAGCAGATCCCAAACGGCTGCGGAGGCCAGAGGCAAACCGCTGGACAGAAGTCAGGATTCTCTGCTCCTCAAACACAACCCCTTCTTTAAGCTGCGCCCCGCTCTGGCTCTGCAACCAGAAGTGGAGAAAGACATCCGGGAGGCCAAGGAGAGGGAAGAGGAGCTGAGGCGGCAGAGATGCACTCTGTATGGAGAGAACAGACAGAACAGTGAGGAGGAAGGGACGTCCCTCTCTGCAAAGTCACACATTTCAG